From Chryseotalea sp. WA131a:
ATTTTACCACTGATTGCGCAAACACAGACTATTTTACCATTTCAAGTGTAGAGGTCGACAAGGTGATATTCAATTCATACAATTATTACGATGTACAATATTCACCCGCAGGCAAAAATCAATGGTTAACGCTTCCACAATCCACCAATCAGATTACCAATCTGACTCCTGGCACTAATTATGATTGGCGAATCCGTGGTTTATGTAGCACACCTGTTCAGTACAGCTATAGACAATTCACTACCCTATGCCCTAAGTTAAATTCACTTACAGTTACCAATATACTTTACAACAAGGCCACCGTAAATTGGAGCAGCACCTCCCCAGGCGATGCACTTCTTGAGTACAGCGCAGACAACATCAACTGGACGCCCATTGGTGCATCCAAGGAGATGTCCCCACTTCTACCTACCAAGCAATATTTTGTAAGGGGAAGAAAAATTTGTACAAATATCAATTCTGATTTTATTTATAACTCATTTACTACACCCTGCCCGAAAGTTTCATCTGTAACCGTTGATGCGGTTACTCCATTCAACGCAAGAGTCAATTGGCTCGATGAATCGAACACCGGCAATTACACCTTAACCTATTCAATCACTGCGGGCGGCCCTGTTTCAACTGTGCAGACTCGTTCAACTTCCTTTATATTGAACAATCTCCAGCCTGGTACTAGCTACACCGTCAAGGTTGCTCCGAATTGTGTTTCTAGCCAGAGCTTTACCTCAACAACTTTTACTACAATATGCTTTGTGCCTTTCGACTTATCCGTGAAGGAAATAAAATACACTACTGCCGAGATTTCGTGGAGTGATTCTTTCGGTGGCGTCAACTACTTTGTCGACTATGCGATTAAAGAAACCAACGTTTGGCAAACAATTGAGACTAGATTGACCAATGTATCGCTTACTAAACTAAGGCCGGGTGTTGAATATGAAGTGAGAGTACACATCAATTGCTCAAGTGCAAAGGCACCCTTTGTTTCTCAATTTTTCAAAACTAATGTTTATGAAGAAACAACCATTGCCCCTAACCCAACAGAAAAGAGCATTACGATATTCCCAGCCAAAAATTTAATCGGAAGTACTTTCAGTATGTATGATAACACGGGTAAACAAGTGGTCAACGGTGAGCTGATTGATTACACTATCGATTTATCTATTCTTTCTCCTGGCATTTATATGTTGAAAATTGATGGAGAAAAACCTCTCAAGATTGTGAAGTTCTAATTCAGAATAGTGCTCACAACTTTTCTTGCCTCTTCTTTTTAAGTACTTTTATAAGAATATTCCATTCCTATGAAAAAATTCACTACCCTGCTCGTCAGCATTTTTTTCCTCTGTAATCTTGCTTATTCACAAGCGCTCACCAGCAAGCAAATTGATTCACTCGTAAATAAAACGATGGAGGTGATGCCACTGGCAGGTATTGCTGTGGCCGTGGTGAAAGACGGAAAAGTAATTCATTCCAAGGGGTATGGCGTGACTTCCATCAAAACAAAAGAAAAAGTAGACGAGAACACCCTATTTGCCATTGCATCGAACAGTAAATCATTTACCACCGCTGCACTCGCCATTTTGGTGGATGAGGGCAAACTCTCGTGGCAAGACAAAGTGGTGGACTACATTCCTGAATTTAAAATGTACGATCCGTATGTTACCGCCAATTTCAACATTCAAGATTTGTTAACGCACCGTAGTGGCATGGGGCTTGGTGCTGGTGATTTGATGTTCTTTCCAGATGGTAGCAATTTTACGATCAAGGATATCCTCAAAAGTTTTCAGTACCAAAAACCAGTATCCGCGTTTCGCACCAAATTTGACTACGACAACCTGCTTTACATGGTGGCGGGTGAAGTAATAGCACGTGTAAGCGGCATGAGTTGGACAGAGTTTGTAGAAAAGAAAATCATGAAGCCGTTGGGTATGAGCCGCTCGGCTGGTGGTTATCAACTTTTGAAAGACAAAAAGAACGTGTCCATGCCACACGCAGCAGAAAAAGGAGTGTTGCGTCAATTACAACCTTACCAAGATGGCGATGGCACACTCGGTGCTGCGGGAGGAATTTATTCTAGTGTATCAGATTTGAGCAAGTGGTTACTTATGCACCTAAACGATGCCAAGTATGGCGATGCCCTTCAATCACAACTCATTACTATCAACAACCACCGCGAGTTGTTTCGGCCGCACACCATTCTTGGCTTCAACATCAAACCCGATCCGCGTTCCAAACGTCACCTCAACGCATATGGTTTGGGCTGGGGCATAGAAGACCAGCGAGGAAATATTTTGATCAGCCATACAGGCGGATTGCCTGGCATGCTCAGCCGCACAGCCTTTATTCCTGAATTAAATGTAGGTGTGGTGGTGCTCACTAACACGGACCCCGGAGGGTATAGTTTTCAAACCATCTCTGCCTCCATCCTTGATGCTTACCTAGGCAAACCGAAAATGGACTTAATCAGTCGCACGCTAAAAAATATACAAGAGAGCGAAAGCCGTGGAGATTCTGTAACTACTGCCGTGTGGAATGCAGTGAAGAACGCCAAGGCAGACCATTTGAAATTAGAAAACTACACAGGCACCTACCGCGATCCTTGGTTTGGTGAAGTAAAGATTGTACTGAAAGAAGGAAAGTTGTGGTTTGCTTCGGCACGTTCGCCCAAGCTCAACGGGCAAATGTTTTATTACAAGGCCAACACATTTGCCATCAAGTGGGGGTATCAAGAAATGCCATGCGATGCTTTCGCCATTTTTCAAGTAGACGAAGAAGGTTATCCAACCGGAATCCGCATGAAAGGAATTTCGCCAAATATGGATTTCAGTTTTGACTTTCAGGATTTGGATTTGCAGAAGTTGAAATAGGCTTGCATGACTAAGTTTATTGAATAGTTATAGAATAGAAGATGGGTCAACCAGAATAACTGCTTGCTAACGCCAATCAGACTAACAATTTTTAAACATTGGCTGGGATGAAAATAAACCTCTTTATGGATAAAAATAGTGTAACCGCTCGCAAAACCGCTCGGGTAGAGTTGGAGGTGATTAATCCCAGATTTTGCAGTAGAACTATTTTGAACTAACCGGTAAGACTTAGTGGCAGGTTTATATTTTTAATATTTGAGAAAAGGCCATCATACCATTGTCTTCTTTTGAGTGGCACGGACATTTGCAATACCCATTTTTGAGCCTCTTCCTCCAACCAACTTCCAACTGCAAAGCAGTTGAACCTTAATGTTGAAAGCTTGGGCTGGGGCTGTTTCTGGTGGGTTATTTGCCGGAACAGGCTCATCAAATTATAGGCTACCATTACAAAACGCATAGCTGTTTCGGTAGCACAAAAGCTGTCCATGCAAAAACCTTCTGCACCAAAATCTTCTTTGAGTTCTTTTATCCTGTTCTCAGCATCTCCCCTGCGTTTATATTGTTCCCATATTTCCAATGCTGGCAATTTTTGGTTCGTTACAAAGGCGTGATATCTTTTACGGTATACTTTTTCGTCTGCTATGCCCATGCTACTAAATAATGTCTTTAGTTTTTTCCCTGTAGCCTTGGCCCTGATTTCTTCACTTTGCTTTATTACTACTATTCTTCTTGCACCGCTCCAGCCTCCTTGTTGGTAGCTTATTTCAGATATCCACAGCCCTTCCCCTACAGCATTCCATTGGGTAATATTATAAATGCTGACTTGTAGATTCGCATAGAGTTTACAGGCCATAACGTAGGGTATATCTTTTCCTTCAATGAAATCTAAGATCGTACTACTGCAAAAGCCACTATCGGCCCTGAACAATCCTATTGTTTTATTTTTGAGGATCGTAAAGGTCTCCTCTAAAAAGTGAATGCAGTTACTGTTGCTCCCTGTATTGCCACTGCGGTTCCAGCAGTTGGCCACCATGCGGATATCATTGACAAAAGCAAATAAGGGATGGTGGCTGCCCCTTCCAGGCTTCTTGGGGTTGTACCCTTTTTTGCTCCCTTCCTGTTCTCCATAGCGCGTGATAACGCTGCTGTCAACATCCAACGTGTAATTATCAAACTGCAGCTGCTCAAAAAACCAGCTATACAATTCAATGAAAAGATGGTGGTGCATGGAGGGTGTGAACTTTTTAAAGAAACGCCCAAATGTTGTTCCTGAAGCAACACGCTTCCATCCGAATATTTCGCGCAAAACTTCATCTACCCTAACCACTGCTGTATGGCTGAACCGAAAACATCCGATCCATGTACTTACCCAAAAACTCTCAATTATACTTATAGCATCGATGCTGTTGTTGCTCTTTCCTTCTGGCAATCCAAGGGTTGATAGCTTCTTGCTGATACCTGTCTTATCGATCAGCATTTTCATCTCCTTCATACCGCCCCAAGGAGTTACTAATCTATCGGTGTAGTGGTGTTCCATATTCAAAAATAAGACACTATGTCGTATCTATTCCTATTGCAAAATCTGGGTTAATTGAGTTCCAATGGAAGGAGGAAGTAGTACACTGGATTTCGCTAAATTTTATTTTCAATTATGACCGAACGTGAATTGATAAAACTTGAAGCCACCATTCGAAACAAAATGGAGGAAATCAGAAAACAGCGCGTAAGCCTGAAAGATTCAGGCATTGGTGGACTAATGAATACGCTAAAGAAGGTAGACGAAGCCCTATACGAAAAAATATTGCCCGATTACAAAAAGATGGCGATAGAAAGCAAAATCTTTAAATAACAACTCTTATGAGTCAAATTTCCTTCGTCTAAAGT
This genomic window contains:
- a CDS encoding IS1380 family transposase yields the protein MEHHYTDRLVTPWGGMKEMKMLIDKTGISKKLSTLGLPEGKSNNSIDAISIIESFWVSTWIGCFRFSHTAVVRVDEVLREIFGWKRVASGTTFGRFFKKFTPSMHHHLFIELYSWFFEQLQFDNYTLDVDSSVITRYGEQEGSKKGYNPKKPGRGSHHPLFAFVNDIRMVANCWNRSGNTGSNSNCIHFLEETFTILKNKTIGLFRADSGFCSSTILDFIEGKDIPYVMACKLYANLQVSIYNITQWNAVGEGLWISEISYQQGGWSGARRIVVIKQSEEIRAKATGKKLKTLFSSMGIADEKVYRKRYHAFVTNQKLPALEIWEQYKRRGDAENRIKELKEDFGAEGFCMDSFCATETAMRFVMVAYNLMSLFRQITHQKQPQPKLSTLRFNCFAVGSWLEEEAQKWVLQMSVPLKRRQWYDGLFSNIKNINLPLSLTG
- a CDS encoding serine hydrolase, producing MKKFTTLLVSIFFLCNLAYSQALTSKQIDSLVNKTMEVMPLAGIAVAVVKDGKVIHSKGYGVTSIKTKEKVDENTLFAIASNSKSFTTAALAILVDEGKLSWQDKVVDYIPEFKMYDPYVTANFNIQDLLTHRSGMGLGAGDLMFFPDGSNFTIKDILKSFQYQKPVSAFRTKFDYDNLLYMVAGEVIARVSGMSWTEFVEKKIMKPLGMSRSAGGYQLLKDKKNVSMPHAAEKGVLRQLQPYQDGDGTLGAAGGIYSSVSDLSKWLLMHLNDAKYGDALQSQLITINNHRELFRPHTILGFNIKPDPRSKRHLNAYGLGWGIEDQRGNILISHTGGLPGMLSRTAFIPELNVGVVVLTNTDPGGYSFQTISASILDAYLGKPKMDLISRTLKNIQESESRGDSVTTAVWNAVKNAKADHLKLENYTGTYRDPWFGEVKIVLKEGKLWFASARSPKLNGQMFYYKANTFAIKWGYQEMPCDAFAIFQVDEEGYPTGIRMKGISPNMDFSFDFQDLDLQKLK